In Gammaproteobacteria bacterium, one DNA window encodes the following:
- a CDS encoding (2Fe-2S)-binding protein, with translation MTTGPDTIRIDGEEIPFTPGQTIMDAALAAGIYIPHLCHYPGLPPSGNCRLCVVEIGNRSAAACITAAAAGQEIRNNTPELNEARKAITQMLFVEGNHICPSCEKTGNCKLQAMAYHLGMLDDHFAQFYQRREIDASHPDILLDRSRCILCDLCVRASRDVDQKNVFAIAGRGTNAHLIVNTPSGKLADSTMAVTDLAATICPVGAILIKGKGYEVPIGQRIYDRQTIRETGLQEHVERKNDD, from the coding sequence ATGACCACCGGCCCTGACACAATCCGTATCGATGGCGAGGAAATCCCGTTCACGCCGGGCCAAACCATCATGGATGCAGCATTGGCAGCCGGAATCTACATCCCGCATCTGTGCCACTACCCCGGCCTGCCGCCGAGCGGCAATTGCCGCCTGTGCGTGGTGGAAATTGGCAACCGCAGCGCCGCCGCGTGTATCACAGCGGCAGCAGCGGGGCAGGAAATCCGCAATAACACGCCGGAATTGAACGAAGCGCGCAAAGCGATCACGCAGATGCTGTTCGTCGAAGGCAACCACATTTGCCCGTCATGCGAGAAAACCGGCAACTGCAAATTGCAAGCGATGGCTTATCACCTCGGCATGCTCGACGATCACTTCGCGCAGTTTTATCAACGCCGCGAGATCGACGCCTCGCACCCCGATATCCTGCTCGACCGCAGCCGCTGCATTCTGTGCGATTTGTGCGTGCGCGCCAGCCGCGACGTGGATCAAAAAAATGTCTTCGCCATCGCCGGACGCGGCACGAATGCGCACCTGATCGTCAATACCCCGAGCGGGAAGCTGGCCGACAGCACGATGGCAGTCACCGATCTGGCCGCAACGATTTGCCCGGTGGGCGCGATTCTGATCAAGGGAAAAGGCTACGAAGTGCCAATCGGGCAGCGCATTTACGACCGGCAAACCATCCGCGAAACCGGTTTGCAGGAACATGTCGAACGGAAAAATGACGATTGA